One stretch of Janibacter limosus DNA includes these proteins:
- a CDS encoding acyl-CoA dehydrogenase family protein, producing the protein MDFSPTDEQQALAEAVRGTLRRYGSPAAERGESGAPSGHDDALWQSLVQAGVPALVWAEEDGGMGAGFTDVSAAATELGRARLQVPLAETIVAGSLIASLASDAVRREVLGGLSEGTALPIPALAEPLRAWSPQPTDVVASGSGDAWTLTGTKAPVLYAPDATHLVVTAATDAGTGVFLVTALEAAKAEVVLDGTSATLLAQGEAADSAISEALALGGVVLCAEAVGAMEEALRLTTDYLDTRTQFGRKLASFQTLTHRAADMYAQLELARSATLYAAMVADESPVDIDHVLRARLVVDRAARLVGQEAIQMHGGIGVTAEHPVSHLTARLTAITRTWGDRRTQQAELATRIADHRSVEVLG; encoded by the coding sequence ATGGACTTCTCCCCCACCGACGAGCAGCAGGCTCTCGCCGAGGCCGTCCGCGGCACACTCCGACGGTACGGCTCCCCCGCCGCCGAGCGAGGCGAGTCCGGAGCACCCTCCGGCCATGATGACGCGCTCTGGCAGAGCCTTGTCCAGGCCGGTGTCCCGGCCCTCGTGTGGGCCGAGGAGGACGGTGGCATGGGCGCCGGCTTCACCGACGTCTCGGCTGCCGCCACCGAGCTGGGCCGGGCCCGCCTGCAGGTGCCGCTCGCCGAGACGATCGTCGCCGGCTCGCTCATCGCCTCCCTCGCGTCCGACGCCGTGCGCCGTGAGGTCCTCGGCGGCCTGTCGGAGGGCACCGCGCTGCCCATCCCGGCACTCGCCGAGCCGCTACGCGCCTGGTCACCGCAGCCGACGGACGTCGTCGCGAGCGGGTCGGGCGATGCCTGGACCCTCACCGGGACCAAGGCCCCTGTGCTCTACGCCCCGGACGCGACCCATCTGGTCGTGACCGCTGCGACGGACGCCGGTACCGGCGTCTTCCTCGTGACGGCTCTGGAGGCGGCGAAGGCCGAGGTCGTCCTCGACGGCACGTCAGCGACCCTGCTCGCGCAGGGTGAGGCTGCTGACAGCGCCATCAGCGAGGCTCTCGCCCTCGGTGGCGTCGTGCTGTGCGCCGAGGCGGTCGGCGCGATGGAGGAGGCCCTGCGCCTCACGACCGACTACCTCGACACGCGGACCCAGTTCGGTCGCAAGCTGGCCAGCTTCCAGACTCTCACGCATCGCGCAGCCGACATGTACGCGCAGCTCGAGCTCGCGCGCAGCGCAACCCTCTATGCCGCGATGGTCGCGGACGAGAGTCCCGTCGACATCGACCACGTCCTGCGGGCCCGGCTCGTCGTGGACCGCGCGGCCCGACTCGTCGGCCAGGAGGCCATCCAGATGCACGGGGGCATCGGTGTCACGGCAGAGCACCCCGTGAGCCACCTGACCGCGCGGCTCACCGCCATCACTCGCACGTGGGGCGACCGCCGCACCCAGCAGGCCGAGCTCGCCACCCGGATCGCGGACCACCGCAGTGTCGAGGTCCTCGGGTGA
- a CDS encoding LppX_LprAFG lipoprotein: MRRRPLLAAVPLVLTLGLAAGCSGSGDATPPKQALETARTTFVDAGTVGFDLKQSALPKGRNGVSAAQGSGVIDKTTPKFQGQVTGVIDGNSAGVEIIAIDTKTWMSFFTKDFNPVDMKDLGAPNPAEFFRTGSGVDQVIAHTTDPVVGERTRSGDTVLQEYTGKLPKADITRLFGLGEGGDTFDVTYAIEPESGELRTVKISGDFYKEAPTTFTLKLKDYGKSVTIDKPAT, from the coding sequence ATGCGACGACGTCCACTCCTTGCCGCCGTGCCCCTCGTCCTCACCCTCGGCCTGGCCGCCGGGTGCTCGGGCTCCGGGGACGCGACCCCACCGAAGCAGGCCCTCGAGACGGCCCGCACGACCTTCGTCGACGCCGGCACGGTGGGCTTCGACCTCAAGCAGTCGGCGCTGCCCAAGGGCCGCAACGGCGTCAGCGCGGCGCAGGGCTCCGGTGTCATCGACAAGACGACCCCCAAGTTCCAGGGCCAGGTCACCGGTGTCATTGACGGCAACTCGGCCGGCGTCGAGATCATCGCCATCGACACCAAGACGTGGATGTCCTTCTTCACCAAGGACTTCAACCCTGTCGACATGAAGGACCTCGGCGCGCCCAACCCGGCCGAGTTCTTCCGCACCGGCAGCGGTGTCGACCAGGTCATCGCCCACACGACCGACCCCGTGGTGGGTGAGCGCACCCGCAGTGGCGACACCGTCCTGCAGGAGTACACCGGCAAGCTCCCCAAGGCGGACATCACGCGCCTCTTCGGCCTCGGTGAGGGTGGCGACACCTTCGACGTGACCTATGCCATCGAGCCCGAGAGCGGCGAGCTGCGCACGGTGAAGATCTCCGGCGACTTCTACAAGGAGGCGCCGACGACCTTCACGCTCAAGCTCAAGGACTACGGCAAGAGCGTGACGATCGACAAGCCCGCCACCTGA
- the clpB gene encoding ATP-dependent chaperone ClpB, with amino-acid sequence MDFKPTTKVAEALALAQRSAQTQGHPEVTPAHLVSALVQLDTPQCDTLLQAAGTGAPHVLAQADAQVASLPTTSGAAQPPSLGRELLTVLQQADTLMRAKGDDFLALDLLLLALAETGHLAAVEKRGATDMETKVEELRAGRKVTSETPAEGGEALEQYGTDLTAMARDGKLDPVIGRDAEIRRVVQVLSRRTKNNPVLIGEPGVGKTAVVEGLAQRIVSGDVPESLRGKRLVSLDLGAMVAGAKYRGEFEERLKAVLEEIKASEGEVVTFIDELHTVVGAGASGEGAMDAGNMLKPMLARGELRLVGATTLDEFREHIEKDPALERRFQQVFVGEPSVEDTIAILRGLKERYEAHHKVAIEDSALVAAAALSDRYITGRQLPDKAIDLVDEAASRLRMEIDSSPVEIDELQRAVDRLKMEELHLAKETDEASKERLERLRKDLADKSEELAGLTARWESEKTGLNAVGELKARLDDLRTQADRLQRDGDYEGASRLLYGEIPTLEGQLAQASEAEAVRDDTDLMVKERVGADDIAEVISAWTGIPAGRLLQGESEKLLSMESIIGSRLIGQTGAVRAVSDAVRRSRAGIADPNRPTGSFLFLGPTGVGKTELAKSLADFLFDDEKAMVRIDMSEYAERHAVARLIGAPPGYVGYEEGGQLTEAVRRRPYSVVLLDEVEKAHPETFDILLQVLDDGRLTDGQGRTVDFRNVILVMTSNLGSQFLTDPLIEAEARRESVMGVVRQAFKPEFLNRLDEIVIFDALSRDELGHIVDLQVRELGGRLADRRIDLEVTPAARQWLADTGYDPAYGARPLRRLVQKEIGDRLATGLLSGQVRDGSTVVVDRDDEGGGLALR; translated from the coding sequence ATGGACTTCAAGCCCACCACCAAGGTGGCCGAGGCGCTTGCCCTGGCCCAGCGATCCGCCCAGACGCAGGGGCACCCCGAGGTGACCCCTGCGCACCTCGTGAGCGCGCTCGTGCAGCTCGACACCCCGCAGTGCGACACCCTCCTGCAGGCGGCCGGGACCGGCGCGCCGCACGTGCTCGCCCAGGCGGACGCCCAGGTCGCGTCCCTGCCCACCACGAGTGGTGCGGCTCAGCCCCCTTCGCTCGGGCGTGAGCTCCTGACCGTCCTCCAGCAGGCCGACACGCTGATGCGGGCCAAGGGCGACGACTTCCTCGCCCTCGACCTGCTGCTGCTCGCCCTCGCCGAGACCGGCCACCTGGCCGCGGTGGAGAAGCGGGGCGCCACGGACATGGAGACCAAGGTCGAGGAGCTGCGCGCCGGCCGCAAGGTCACCTCGGAGACCCCGGCCGAAGGGGGCGAGGCTCTGGAGCAGTACGGCACCGACCTCACCGCGATGGCCCGTGACGGCAAGCTCGACCCGGTCATCGGCCGCGATGCCGAGATCCGTCGAGTCGTCCAGGTGCTCTCGCGCCGGACCAAGAACAACCCCGTCCTCATCGGCGAGCCCGGCGTCGGCAAGACCGCCGTCGTCGAGGGGCTGGCCCAGCGGATCGTCTCCGGCGACGTGCCGGAGTCGTTGCGCGGCAAGCGCCTCGTGAGCCTGGACCTCGGTGCGATGGTCGCGGGGGCCAAGTACCGCGGCGAGTTCGAGGAGCGGCTCAAGGCCGTGCTCGAGGAGATCAAGGCGAGCGAAGGGGAGGTCGTCACCTTCATCGACGAGCTCCACACGGTCGTCGGCGCCGGTGCGTCCGGCGAGGGCGCGATGGACGCGGGCAACATGCTCAAGCCGATGCTCGCCCGCGGCGAGCTGCGGCTGGTCGGCGCGACGACGCTCGACGAGTTCCGCGAGCACATCGAGAAGGACCCCGCACTGGAGCGTCGCTTCCAGCAGGTCTTCGTCGGTGAGCCGAGCGTCGAGGACACGATCGCGATCCTGCGCGGGCTCAAGGAGCGCTACGAGGCCCACCACAAGGTGGCCATCGAGGACTCCGCACTCGTCGCGGCTGCCGCGCTGTCCGACCGGTACATCACCGGTCGCCAGCTGCCCGACAAGGCCATCGACCTCGTCGACGAGGCGGCCTCGCGACTGCGCATGGAGATCGACTCCAGCCCGGTCGAGATCGACGAGCTGCAGCGTGCCGTCGACCGGCTGAAGATGGAGGAGCTGCACCTGGCCAAGGAGACCGACGAGGCGTCCAAGGAGCGGCTGGAGCGGCTGCGCAAGGACCTCGCGGACAAGTCCGAGGAGCTGGCCGGCCTCACCGCCCGCTGGGAGTCGGAGAAGACCGGCCTCAACGCGGTCGGTGAGCTCAAGGCCCGGCTGGACGACCTGCGCACGCAGGCCGACCGGCTGCAGCGCGACGGCGACTACGAGGGCGCCTCGCGCCTGCTCTACGGCGAGATCCCCACGCTCGAGGGCCAGCTCGCTCAGGCCAGCGAGGCCGAGGCGGTCCGTGACGACACCGACCTGATGGTCAAGGAGCGCGTGGGCGCCGACGACATCGCCGAGGTCATCTCGGCGTGGACCGGCATCCCCGCAGGACGTCTGCTGCAGGGCGAGTCGGAGAAGCTGCTGAGCATGGAGTCGATCATCGGCTCGCGCCTCATCGGCCAGACCGGTGCCGTGCGTGCGGTCTCCGACGCGGTGCGCCGCTCGCGGGCCGGCATCGCCGACCCCAATCGTCCGACGGGCTCCTTCCTCTTCCTCGGGCCCACAGGTGTTGGCAAGACGGAGCTGGCCAAGTCCCTGGCCGACTTCCTCTTCGACGACGAGAAGGCGATGGTGCGCATCGACATGTCGGAGTACGCCGAGCGGCACGCGGTCGCGCGCCTCATCGGTGCGCCTCCGGGCTATGTCGGTTACGAGGAGGGCGGTCAGCTCACCGAGGCCGTGCGCCGTCGGCCGTACTCGGTCGTCCTGCTCGACGAGGTGGAGAAGGCACACCCGGAGACCTTCGACATCCTGCTGCAGGTCCTCGACGACGGTCGCCTGACCGACGGTCAGGGCCGCACGGTCGACTTCCGCAATGTCATCCTCGTGATGACCTCCAACCTCGGCAGCCAGTTCCTCACGGACCCGCTGATCGAGGCGGAGGCTCGCCGCGAGTCGGTCATGGGGGTCGTGCGGCAGGCCTTCAAGCCGGAGTTCCTCAACCGGCTCGACGAGATCGTCATCTTCGACGCGCTCAGCCGTGACGAGCTCGGCCACATCGTCGATCTGCAGGTGCGCGAGCTGGGCGGCCGTCTGGCCGACCGCCGCATCGACCTGGAGGTCACGCCGGCCGCTCGACAGTGGCTGGCCGACACCGGCTACGACCCGGCCTACGGTGCGCGGCCGTTGCGCCGGCTGGTGCAGAAGGAGATCGGTGACCGGCTGGCCACCGGCCTGCTGTCCGGGCAGGTGCGCGACGGGTCGACCGTCGTCGTCGACCGTGATGACGAAGGGGGCGGACTCGCCCTTCGCTGA
- a CDS encoding SRPBCC family protein, protein MAQERKITVQRTIDAPAKDVFEMLTNPERHAELDGSGFVRSDEKSDRIQAVGDVFMMNMTGEHMGGEYQTDNHVTAFDPNKMVGWKTAPAGTEPPGWEWLWELEPQGPDSTLVTHTYDWSGVTDQALLDKVGFPLVTQDQLEDTLGRLAAAVSG, encoded by the coding sequence ATGGCACAGGAACGAAAGATCACTGTCCAGCGCACCATCGACGCGCCCGCCAAGGACGTCTTCGAGATGCTCACCAACCCCGAGCGGCACGCAGAGCTCGACGGGTCCGGCTTCGTCCGGTCGGACGAGAAGAGCGACCGCATCCAGGCGGTCGGCGACGTCTTCATGATGAACATGACCGGAGAGCACATGGGTGGCGAGTACCAGACGGACAACCACGTCACGGCCTTCGACCCCAACAAGATGGTCGGGTGGAAGACCGCGCCTGCCGGCACGGAGCCGCCCGGGTGGGAGTGGCTGTGGGAGCTGGAGCCACAGGGACCCGACAGCACCCTCGTCACCCACACCTACGACTGGAGCGGTGTCACCGACCAGGCCCTGCTCGACAAGGTCGGCTTCCCCCTCGTCACGCAGGACCAGCTCGAGGACACCCTCGGTCGGCTCGCGGCCGCCGTGAGCGGCTGA
- a CDS encoding acyl-CoA dehydrogenase family protein, with amino-acid sequence MQRRLSADESAFQQRMRDYFSREFPAHLREKGTTGEKLTPEDIRLSQSTLAAAGLATPGWPTEWGGQDWTPLQMFIWNSELQAAGVPPPLPFNTSMVGPVIATFGSEELKERFLPGTATAEIWWCQGFSEPGAGSDLAALRTTAVREGDEYVVNGQKTWTTLGQHADWMFALVRTDPDAPKKQAGISFILLDMKSEGITVRPIRTIDGDVEVNEVFFDNVRVPAAQLVGEENRGWDYAKFLLGNERVGVANTGQIKRWLAELKEHAQQVRLGDGSLLDDSAVAARFVDLESQLMSLELTAVRVSGGSEDGRPNPASSILKLCGSQLQQDVLELAVDISGPMAMVWDALESVPDWAARSVPTYLNYRKATIYGGSSEVQRGIVAATILGLKG; translated from the coding sequence ATGCAACGACGCCTCTCTGCGGACGAGTCCGCCTTCCAGCAGCGCATGCGGGACTACTTCAGCCGGGAGTTCCCCGCCCATCTCCGTGAGAAGGGCACCACTGGCGAGAAGCTCACACCAGAGGACATCCGCCTCAGCCAGTCGACGCTCGCCGCAGCGGGCCTGGCCACGCCCGGGTGGCCCACCGAGTGGGGAGGCCAGGACTGGACCCCGCTGCAGATGTTCATCTGGAACAGCGAGCTGCAGGCGGCCGGCGTGCCGCCGCCGCTGCCCTTCAACACCTCGATGGTCGGCCCGGTCATCGCCACCTTCGGGTCCGAGGAGCTCAAGGAGCGCTTCCTCCCCGGGACGGCGACCGCCGAGATCTGGTGGTGCCAGGGCTTCTCCGAGCCGGGTGCCGGCTCCGACCTCGCGGCGCTGCGCACGACCGCCGTCCGTGAGGGCGACGAGTACGTCGTCAACGGTCAGAAGACCTGGACCACCCTCGGCCAGCACGCGGACTGGATGTTTGCCCTCGTCCGCACCGACCCCGATGCCCCCAAGAAGCAGGCCGGCATCTCCTTCATCCTGCTCGACATGAAGAGCGAAGGGATCACGGTCCGCCCGATCCGCACGATCGACGGCGATGTGGAGGTCAACGAGGTCTTCTTCGACAATGTCCGCGTCCCTGCCGCCCAGCTCGTCGGCGAGGAGAACCGCGGGTGGGACTACGCCAAGTTCCTCCTCGGCAACGAGCGTGTCGGCGTGGCCAACACCGGCCAGATCAAGCGCTGGCTCGCCGAGCTCAAGGAGCACGCACAGCAGGTGCGGCTCGGTGACGGGAGCCTCCTGGACGACTCGGCCGTCGCTGCCCGCTTCGTCGACCTCGAGTCGCAGCTCATGAGCCTGGAGCTGACCGCCGTCCGGGTCTCCGGCGGCTCCGAGGACGGTCGTCCCAACCCGGCCTCGTCGATCCTCAAGCTCTGCGGCTCGCAGCTGCAGCAGGACGTCCTCGAGCTGGCTGTCGACATCAGCGGCCCCATGGCCATGGTCTGGGACGCGCTCGAGTCCGTGCCCGACTGGGCCGCGCGCAGTGTCCCGACCTACCTGAACTACCGCAAGGCGACCATCTACGGCGGATCCAGCGAGGTCCAGCGCGGCATCGTCGCGGCCACCATTCTTGGACTGAAGGGCTGA
- a CDS encoding LCP family protein encodes MAQSETPESPRGLGERGILARRKSRQARRFYSLTAASTILPGLGLIPSRRRTGVAILSGFALTVLVVLGYALAKGVTSSVISVGVSRRALMILIPVVIIGAIIWIWGIIATARDNLPESAVGRPKVAMVVFAALAALLIFAPAAQSVRYAVIQRSLIGSVFDQLRPDGATGPGEGNDPWAGTDRVNIMLVGSDAGADRVGIRPDSLMVASINTQTGETVLFGIPRNLQNIPFSKDNPLSQKYPDGYNCGDQCLMEYVWTLGQDNADLFPSDVNPGLAATKDAASQILGLPIDYTTVINLEGFTQLVDAMGGVTVDVKERVCIGCKIEGGVVVGTTGYIEPGVQELDGYHALWYSRSRADSRDGDFSRMRRQRCMVGALLNQVNPTSMLVRYPALARTLQDNVTVDIPQQDLKAWAELVQRIQKGGSIKSLPLTNKNINVNRPDYAKIHAMVFDAINPPEPKPSKSSPTSKKSTSSTTTPPSTSTTTKGDELSDITSSC; translated from the coding sequence GTGGCCCAGAGCGAGACCCCCGAGAGTCCCCGTGGCCTCGGTGAGCGAGGAATCCTCGCCCGGCGCAAGTCGCGCCAGGCCAGACGCTTCTACTCCCTGACGGCCGCCAGCACGATCCTGCCGGGTCTGGGTCTCATCCCGAGCCGTCGCCGGACCGGCGTGGCGATCCTCTCCGGCTTCGCCCTCACGGTCCTCGTGGTGCTGGGTTACGCCCTGGCGAAGGGGGTGACCTCCTCGGTCATCAGCGTCGGTGTGAGCCGGCGAGCGCTGATGATCCTCATCCCCGTCGTGATCATCGGGGCGATCATCTGGATCTGGGGCATCATCGCGACTGCGCGGGACAACCTGCCCGAGTCGGCGGTCGGACGCCCCAAGGTCGCGATGGTCGTCTTCGCCGCCTTGGCCGCGTTGCTGATCTTCGCGCCGGCAGCCCAGTCGGTCCGGTACGCCGTCATCCAACGCTCGCTGATCGGCAGCGTCTTCGACCAGCTCCGCCCCGACGGGGCCACCGGCCCGGGTGAGGGCAACGACCCATGGGCCGGCACCGACCGGGTCAACATCATGCTCGTCGGCTCCGACGCCGGCGCGGACCGCGTGGGCATCCGACCGGACTCCCTCATGGTCGCCAGCATCAACACCCAGACCGGCGAGACGGTCCTCTTCGGGATCCCGCGCAACCTGCAGAACATCCCCTTCTCCAAGGACAACCCGCTGTCGCAGAAGTACCCCGACGGGTACAACTGCGGGGACCAGTGCCTCATGGAGTACGTCTGGACCCTGGGCCAGGACAACGCCGACCTCTTCCCGTCCGACGTCAACCCGGGGCTCGCCGCCACCAAGGACGCGGCCTCGCAGATCCTCGGCCTGCCCATCGACTACACGACCGTCATCAACCTCGAGGGCTTCACCCAGCTCGTCGACGCGATGGGCGGGGTCACCGTCGACGTCAAGGAGCGGGTCTGCATCGGCTGCAAGATCGAGGGCGGGGTCGTCGTCGGCACCACCGGTTACATCGAGCCCGGTGTCCAGGAGCTCGACGGGTACCACGCCCTCTGGTACTCCCGCTCCCGCGCCGACTCCAGGGACGGTGACTTCTCCCGGATGCGTCGTCAGCGCTGCATGGTCGGGGCGCTGCTCAACCAGGTCAACCCGACCTCGATGCTCGTGCGCTACCCGGCGCTGGCCCGGACCCTCCAGGACAATGTCACCGTCGACATCCCGCAGCAGGACCTCAAGGCCTGGGCGGAGCTGGTCCAGCGGATCCAGAAGGGCGGCAGCATCAAGTCGCTGCCGCTGACCAACAAGAACATCAACGTCAACCGGCCGGACTACGCCAAGATCCACGCCATGGTCTTCGACGCGATCAACCCGCCCGAGCCGAAGCCGAGCAAGAGCTCGCCGACGTCGAAGAAGAGCACCTCCAGCACGACGACACCGCCCTCGACCTCGACCACGACGAAGGGCGACGAGCTGAGCGACATCACCTCCAGCTGCTGA
- a CDS encoding ribonuclease E inhibitor RraB, with translation MTEHLMVFPDHDDADRIADDLRDEGFTEVRVVREALAGEDDGEDHEWAVHVREDMVADESGAVESGLRERFQALAEEHDGWYDPDPTARG, from the coding sequence ATGACCGAGCACCTGATGGTCTTCCCCGACCATGACGATGCCGACCGCATCGCCGACGACCTGCGCGACGAGGGCTTCACCGAGGTGAGGGTCGTGCGCGAGGCACTGGCGGGCGAGGACGACGGCGAGGACCACGAGTGGGCCGTCCACGTGCGCGAGGACATGGTCGCCGACGAGTCGGGAGCCGTCGAGTCAGGCCTGCGCGAGCGCTTCCAGGCCCTCGCCGAGGAGCACGACGGCTGGTACGACCCGGACCCGACTGCCCGCGGCTGA
- a CDS encoding MFS transporter, producing the protein MTGTNPRTLLALASTAVALAAADTYVVVLALTDMMSGVGLGLDNLQRAAPIISGFLLGYIAVLPLIGRLADVISRSRILLGCLVVFVVGSGITALAVDLDILVAGRVVQGIGGGGLVPATLALVADLWPPGRRGLPLGMVGAVQELGSVLGPLLGAAVLAVADWRAIFWLNVVLGLLLFLAIALVTRGAPFETAAGGLLRNQGEDRPRPRVVTTALGVLTVGLLWLTLAAPPSLASDVYLGLPFVPFAGDSRLLTPIGAVTAALAVLLVVLTIRRWWPPLRESDLPGALLLGTVLGCIVLTFASADPESEVVGPLGYALLPVAGIAALGYVWRHRTAASPLVPRGTVRGRTGWALLVSLLVGVALVSVVADAPLFSRLTTSGTQTDAAMELVKFLVAVPVGALFGGWILRWVGDGLSAGVGLLLATGGLVVMSGWDRGSLTEVTSTITLALVGFGLGMALAPVNDAALADSPQHAHGTASSLVVVARMVGMVVGLALLTGVGLHRYYQAVEALPREQQTSGQALLDAALLQVHTVFVGAAGAALVGALVAFVFLGVRRREGSGSLARGFGVEE; encoded by the coding sequence ATGACCGGGACCAACCCCCGGACCCTGCTCGCGCTCGCCTCCACGGCCGTCGCGCTGGCCGCAGCGGACACCTATGTCGTCGTCCTCGCGCTCACCGACATGATGAGCGGCGTCGGGCTCGGCCTGGACAACCTGCAGCGTGCGGCCCCGATCATCTCCGGGTTCCTCCTCGGCTACATCGCGGTCCTGCCGCTCATCGGGCGCCTGGCTGACGTCATCTCGCGCTCGCGGATCCTGCTCGGCTGCCTCGTCGTCTTCGTCGTCGGCTCGGGCATCACGGCGCTGGCCGTCGACCTCGACATCCTCGTCGCCGGCCGCGTCGTGCAGGGCATCGGTGGTGGGGGACTGGTCCCGGCGACCCTGGCCCTCGTCGCCGACCTGTGGCCCCCGGGGCGCCGGGGGCTGCCGCTCGGCATGGTCGGCGCCGTCCAGGAGCTCGGCTCCGTCCTCGGCCCCCTCCTCGGCGCGGCCGTCCTCGCGGTCGCCGACTGGCGGGCCATCTTCTGGCTCAACGTCGTCCTCGGCCTCCTGCTCTTCCTCGCGATCGCCCTCGTGACCCGTGGAGCGCCCTTCGAGACGGCCGCGGGCGGCCTCCTCAGGAACCAGGGGGAGGACCGTCCCCGTCCTCGCGTGGTGACCACCGCGCTCGGGGTGCTCACGGTGGGCCTGCTCTGGCTGACGCTGGCGGCACCCCCTTCGCTCGCGTCGGACGTCTATCTCGGGCTGCCCTTCGTGCCCTTCGCCGGGGACAGCCGGCTGCTCACCCCGATCGGGGCGGTGACCGCAGCCCTGGCCGTGCTGCTCGTCGTCCTGACGATCCGCCGCTGGTGGCCGCCCCTGCGGGAGAGCGACCTGCCCGGCGCGCTGCTGCTCGGCACGGTCCTCGGGTGCATCGTGCTGACCTTCGCCTCGGCCGACCCCGAGTCCGAGGTCGTCGGGCCGCTCGGCTACGCCCTGCTGCCCGTCGCGGGCATCGCCGCTCTGGGCTACGTGTGGCGCCACCGGACCGCGGCCTCGCCGCTCGTCCCGCGCGGCACGGTCCGTGGGCGCACCGGGTGGGCGCTGCTCGTCTCGCTCCTCGTCGGCGTCGCGCTCGTCTCGGTGGTCGCCGACGCCCCGCTCTTCTCCCGGCTGACCACGTCCGGCACGCAGACCGACGCGGCGATGGAGCTGGTCAAGTTCCTCGTCGCCGTGCCCGTCGGCGCGCTCTTCGGCGGCTGGATCCTGCGCTGGGTCGGCGACGGACTCTCCGCTGGCGTCGGGCTGCTGCTCGCGACCGGCGGCCTGGTCGTCATGTCGGGCTGGGACCGCGGCTCGCTCACCGAGGTGACCTCGACGATCACCCTCGCGCTCGTCGGCTTCGGCCTGGGCATGGCGCTCGCGCCGGTCAACGACGCGGCGCTCGCCGACTCCCCGCAGCACGCCCACGGGACGGCGTCGAGCCTCGTCGTCGTCGCGCGGATGGTCGGCATGGTCGTCGGCCTCGCGCTGCTCACCGGCGTCGGGCTGCACCGCTACTACCAGGCCGTGGAGGCGCTGCCGCGCGAGCAGCAGACGAGCGGTCAGGCCCTGCTCGACGCCGCGCTGCTGCAGGTGCACACGGTCTTCGTCGGTGCCGCCGGCGCGGCCCTGGTGGGCGCCCTCGTGGCCTTCGTCTTCCTCGGTGTGCGTCGCCGGGAGGGCTCAGGCTCGCTGGCTCGCGGGTTCGGCGTCGAGGAGTAG
- a CDS encoding FAD-dependent monooxygenase, which yields MRTREHVLVVGGGVAGLALAAALDPRRVHVTLVEERPERAGAGTVLAMWRSGRVALDDLGVGERTRSASLPAERAVLRDAAGRDLHDIAASLWFTPRAELMAALEAALPPSLSRLTQQVTDPRALATQVGADLVVGADGVRSAVRQHAWAGTAPVVTDWIALRGHLPGPPERTATEWWGPGGLFGTTPGPQGAAWFCAVRGGRGATVDPAEALALARGHFADWDPRTREVLAAVGGQADAQRILLAPRLRTSADDRLVLIGDAAHAMSPNLGRGANEALEDALALAAMVHRHGTKGAPRAFSRRRHLRGQVLRTAASVGLRAATTRRAAPARDALLRAAGSLS from the coding sequence GTGCGGACTCGCGAACACGTCCTGGTCGTCGGTGGCGGCGTCGCCGGGCTGGCGCTCGCCGCCGCCCTCGACCCGCGCCGCGTCCACGTCACCCTCGTGGAGGAGCGGCCCGAACGGGCCGGCGCCGGCACGGTGCTCGCCATGTGGCGCAGCGGCCGGGTCGCCCTCGACGACCTCGGCGTGGGGGAGCGGACCCGCTCGGCCTCCCTCCCAGCAGAGCGGGCCGTCCTGCGGGATGCCGCCGGCCGGGACCTGCACGACATCGCTGCTTCCCTGTGGTTCACCCCACGCGCGGAGCTGATGGCGGCGCTCGAGGCGGCCCTGCCCCCTTCGCTCTCACGCCTGACGCAGCAGGTCACGGACCCGCGGGCCCTCGCCACCCAGGTCGGCGCCGACCTCGTCGTCGGCGCGGACGGCGTGCGCTCGGCCGTCCGTCAGCACGCCTGGGCGGGGACGGCGCCGGTCGTCACCGACTGGATCGCGCTGCGCGGGCACCTGCCCGGACCGCCCGAGCGCACCGCCACCGAGTGGTGGGGGCCGGGCGGTCTCTTCGGCACGACGCCGGGACCGCAGGGTGCCGCGTGGTTCTGCGCGGTGCGCGGTGGCCGTGGCGCCACCGTGGACCCGGCCGAGGCACTCGCCCTGGCCCGCGGCCACTTCGCCGACTGGGACCCGCGCACCCGCGAGGTCCTCGCAGCCGTCGGTGGGCAGGCCGACGCCCAGCGCATCCTGCTCGCACCGCGCCTGCGCACCAGCGCCGACGACCGTCTCGTCCTCATCGGCGACGCGGCCCACGCGATGAGCCCCAACCTCGGTCGCGGCGCCAACGAGGCGCTCGAGGACGCGCTCGCCCTCGCCGCGATGGTCCACCGCCACGGGACGAAGGGAGCGCCCCGCGCCTTCAGCAGGCGCCGCCACCTGCGCGGACAGGTCCTGCGGACCGCGGCCTCCGTCGGGCTGCGCGCCGCGACGACACGCCGTGCCGCTCCCGCGCGGGACGCGCTGCTGCGCGCTGCGGGGAGCCTCTCCTGA